In Pan troglodytes isolate AG18354 chromosome 20, NHGRI_mPanTro3-v2.0_pri, whole genome shotgun sequence, the genomic window CACCACGCGGGTGGGCTGTGTGCGTCCACAGGTATGACAGGTGCGAGGGCTGGAGCCCACTAGCATCACCACGCTGGGCGGGCTCCCGATCCTGGAGCTCAGGGAGTGGCAGACGCTGCAAGCGTGTGCCTGGCAGGACTGGAAGCAGCGATGGTCAGATactgtcctggctctgccatcctGGAACCAGCTTCGGTCAGACATGACCCCGGCCCGGCTGCCCAGCTCCACCCACGTGACGGGGTGGAGCATCTGCCGGTGCCGGGCTTGGTCCCGGCGGGTGCTGTAGCCGCGCCAGGCAGACTGGATGGTCGTGGTGGCTCTGCAGAGGTGTGCCAGGTTCCGCCGCACACGGCAGCCACGCCAAGTAGCTTGGATGACCGTGGCCCCCCGGTGCCACAGCCGGATCCTGCGACGCACCAGGTAGCCACGGACGCCCGCCTGGATAGTGATCACTGCGAGGATACGGATCTCCTCCGCAGCCTGCATGGACACCATCGGCTCCCCGGACCGCCTGGGAGGCACCACTGCCTTGTTGCGCCGGGTGTCCCAGGACGCAGCACCCCTGGCTGGCTCCCACGCGCGGTTCCACGATTGGCCACCAACCACACCAGCGTCCGCGGGGCCCTGGAGTATAGTGGAGTTCAGGGACGCCTTGTGACTAACGGCAGGATTCTGGGGGCTATAGGAGTCCTGCCGTCTCCACGGTGACTCCTGGTTAAAAAGGGGTGGCAGGGAACCACTTGGGGAAGACTCATAGCCTACAGACACCCTCCGAACTCCCGGGGCCAGCGGAGGAATGACCGAGGAGTGTGTCATCTCCCCAGTGCGGATGACGGGCCTTACCTCTGCAGAGGGCCTGTGGGTGGGGTTTGCACCACCTCGGGCTGAGGCCTGGGATGGTTGTCTTTACACATACTGGAAGGGCCTAACCCTGGCCACAGAACTTTCTAGCAGTTCTGGAACAATCCTACCATGCACGGATCTGTAGGAATTTTTAGGGCCCATGGAGTCCCAGCGGCTGCTCGGAGCCATGTTTCCAGACACTGTTTTCTGGAGTGGATTGGGGACAGTTTCTGTCTGGAAGGGACTGGACAATGCCCTTCTAGCCGAGGACGGATATAGTGGCACATGTGAGACCATGCTGGTGGTCGCTGACCTCTAAGGAAGACTAGGATTCCCCATCCTGCCCACAGACACTGAAAGCAATCTGAAAGCCTCAGTACTGCCACGGGCCAGCTGGGGTGATCCTGAGACTACATTAGAAGCAACTGTACCCTGAGAGTGATTTTGGGGTATGACGTGAACGACAGACGCCTGTTGATAAACTGAGGGGGACTTAGTGGCTAAACCCGGGGCCTGGAAAGGGACAGGGACCATGCCACTAGCATGGCTGGGAGCCACCTCCCTTGGGGAAGAGACCCTTTCTCAGACAGGGACCTATGATCATGGCCCCCATCAGCTCCCAGAGGACTGGAGTACATCCACGGGGTTGCGCCAATGACCCTGGCTTTGCTGAATAGGTCATTGGATCCACTTGATCCTGACACTTGGGACACAGCCTCATCCAATTCTCCTAGCTTGGCTTGGTCCCCTGCGACCCCAGATGGCATTATCCTAGCATCTTGGCTCAATTGTAAGGCTCTTGATAGAACCGTGGGCACTCGGTATAGACTCCTCACTGTGCCACTAGCTGCCGGGGCTGAGGAGTGACCTGGCGCCAGACTGGTAGTGTGGGGCATCTGCAAGGGGGCTATAGACCTCTCCCCAGCCAGGGCTTTGAGGTAAGGAGGGGCAGTGATGTCAATCACCATGGGCCCCTTGGAGCAGCTCTGAGCCACACTAGAGGCCCCCATCATTGGCACAGAACCAGGGGGGACAACTGGGCTCACCCGACTCACTACTGAACCTGGGAGCAAGTTTGGAGCAGCTAAGCTAGCGGAGGGTCTTACAGATAGACTCGGCTTCTTTCTGTCTGCCATCAGACTGGGAGCCACCCAACTGGACACAGAGCCTGCGGGAAGGCTCTGACCCATGCCTCAGATGGTGGAGCCCGGGGGAAGGCTGGAGGTTATGCCACCAGGCAGAGTGCCTGGGACTGCGCCCGTGCTCACCCTACTGGCTACAAAACCTCCTGCCGCACCACGACCAGCCCTGCTCTTCAGAGAGTCCTGCGGAATCACATATCTCTGCTGGTAACTGGGTGGGACCATGGATGCCTCAGAAGGGTGCCAGCAGTCTATGTTTTTTGGAATAACCACACTGATCTGGGAGCTGCTGGGGCCCATGCTGTTCAGGGAAAGATTAGACTGAGTCACGGCCAGTCTGTTGGGCGCTGAAGCcagagaggggctgggggccATCCCTGTGGTTCCAGAGGGATGTGTCAAAGGGCCACCTGCCTCTAAGACCTGGGATGCAAGGGAAGCCATACCATTGGCCACCTGACATTGACTTTGGCCCATGCCAGTTGCTATGGTTCTCCAGGGGAGATTCCCAGCTAGGCCAGGAGACGTGGTCCCCTGAGACCCACTGAGGAACATAGCATCAGCCAAAGGCTCCTGGGGATGGCTTACAGCCACACCCCTGAACAGAGGCGTGATTCACTGGCCTACACAACAGGCCTCCTCATCAGCATGAGAGAGATTTGGTGTTGAAACACTAACCACAGAGGGTGGACATACATGCCTCCCACCAACCCTGGGTGGATGATGGAACCCAAGGGACACGTCGTTGAACTTGAAGTCCGGGGGGCTGGATACCATCTCACTAACAATCAGAGGTTCTTCACATAGTTTCACCCCAGTAACCAGGGATGGCTGGTTCGGACCCTGGTCCATATTTCCAGCCACAGAGGGATATGGTCCACCCAGGCTAACTGAAACAAACGCTGATGGGTGACACAGACACGGGACTACTGAGTCCACCCTTGAACACTGCAGATTTGAATCCAGCCTAGAGCCCCAGCATGGCTCATTGAGGCCATGACATGTACCACTGACCACAGATGGCTGGGATCGGCTTGGGGCCAACCTAGTGTCCGGGGGTGACTGAGCCAGGCTTAGGGCTTCCGTGTGGGCCACAGATGGTGGGAATAGGCTGGGGGCTATGGCTGGCTTGGCTAGGCTGGAGGCTAGGGAACAGGATGAATATgtcttgcctgggctggaggcCACGGATGGTTGGGCTTGCCTTGGGGATACTGCAGTGGTCTGAGATGGGTGGGCTAGGCTGGGGCCCGCCCCCTGGCCACATATGGGTGAGCTAGACTTGGAGACAACCCATGGGGTCCTGATGGGTGGGCTAGGCTTGGGGACACACCAATGGCTTGAGATGGCTGGGCTGGGCTTAAGGACACCACACAGGTCATAGGTTGGTGGGCTAGCCTTGAAGACATCCCTGTGGCTTGAGACGGCTAGGCTAGGCTTGGGGATACACCACAGGCCATAGGTTGATGGGCTGGTCTTAAGGGCATTGCAGTGGTGGCTTGAGATAGCTGGGCAAGGCTTGGGGACACCTCACTGGGCATAGATCGATGAGCTTGGCTTGGGGACACCATACAGGTCATAGATGCATGAGCTCTGCTAGGGGACATCCTGCTGGTTATAGATGCGTGAGCTTGGCTTGGGGACACCCTGGAGGCCACTGGTGGGTAATCTTGTCTAGGGGACATCCCACTGGCTTGAGATGGCTGGGCTAGGCTTGAGGAAACCCTACTGGCCACAGATTGGTGGGCTACACTTGGGGACACCCCAGTGGCCTGAGATGGCCAGGTCAAGCTTGGCGATTCCCCAGTGGCCTGAGGAGGCTGGGCCAGGCTTGGGACTCCCGAATGGCCGTAGATGGGTGAGCTAGGCTTGGGGACACTCCAATGGTGTGAAATGGCATGACTAGGCTTGGGGACACTCCAATGGTCTGAGACGGCATGGCTAGGCTTGGGGACACTCCAATAGTCTGAGATGACATGGCTAGGCTTGGGGACACTCTGATGGTCAGAGATGGCTGGGTCAGGCTTGGAGACTCCCCAGTGGGCTGAGATGGGTAGGCTGGGCTTGGGGACATCTCAGTGGGCTGAGATGGGTAGGCTGGGCTTGGGGACTCCCCAGTGACCACAGATGAGTCGCCTGGGCTTGGGGACACCTCAGTGGCCATAAATGGGTAGGCTGGGCTTGGGAACACCTCAGTGCGCTGCTATGACTGGGCCAGGCTTGGAGACTCCCCAGTGACCACAGATGGGTAGGCTGAGCTTGGGGACACCTCAGTGGGCTGAGATGGCTGGGCAAGGCTAGGGGACTCCCCAGTGGCCACACATGGATAGTCTGGGCTTGGGGACACCTCAGTGGGCTGAAATGGGTAGCCGGGGCTTGGGGACACCTCAGTGGCCATAGATAGGTAGCCTGAGCTTGGGGACACCTCAGTGGGCTGAGATGAGTAGTCTGGGCTTGGGGACACTTCACTGGCCACAGATAGGTAGCCTGAGCTTGGGGACACCTCAGTGGGCTGAGATGGGTAGCCTGGGCTTGGGGACACCTCAGTGGCCACAGATAGGTAGCCTGAGCTTGGGGATATCTCAGTGGGCTGATATGGGTAGGTTGGGCTTGGGGACACCTCAGTGGCCACAGATGGGTATCCTGGGCTTAGGGACATCTCAATGGCCATAGATAGGTAGCCTGGGTTTGGGGACACCTCAGTGGGCTGATATGAGTAGGCTGCACTTGGGGACACCTCAGCGAGCTGATATGGGTGGGCTGGGTGTGGAGATACCTCAGTGGGCTGAAATGGCTGGGCCAGGGTTGGGTACTCCCTAATGGCCTGAGATGGGTAGGTTGGACTTGGGGACGCCTCAGTGGGCTGAAATGGCTGGGCCAGGGTTGGGTACTCCCCAACAGACTGAGGTGGGTAGTCTGGACTTGGAGACACCCCAAAGGCTTGAGATGGCTGGGCCAGGTTTGAGGTTACCCCAGGGGCTTGACATGGCTGGGCTAGGCTTGAGGGCTCCCCACTGTCCATAGATGGCTGGGCTAGGTTTTGGGACCCCCAGTTAGCCATTGATTGGTGACCTTGGTCTGAGGCCACTCTAAAGGTCCTTGATGGGTGTCCTTGGCTTGGGGACCTCCTAGTCACCACAGATGGCTGTGCTGGTCTTGGTGTCACTCTATTAGGCACAGAGGAGTGTGGTAGCCTTGGGGTCACCCAATTACCCATAGATGGGCAGGTTAGCCTTGGGGATACCTTACTGGATGCTATATGCTGGGATAGGGTTGGGGCCAGCCTACTGAACCCTGATGCCTGGCCTAGGTTTGGGGCTACCCTACTGGCCAGTGTAGCCTGGGACACAATTGGGGCCAAGCTCTTGGCCACAGATGGTGGCTTATATGCAGTGGAGACCACAGTACCTAAAGACAGAGTCCTCCTCAGCTCTCTCTTGACGGTTGCCTGGGACACCTCAATCAGATTCACAGAGCTCTTGCCTAAGGAGAACTTGTGGATCTCAGCCTCTGAGCCCCAGTGAACACGCAAGGTCAAGCAGTTAGACACTGAGCTGTGTTGGAAACTGGGCACTTTCTCCGAGGCTGGAGTGGGCCGGTAGGGGAAGTGTAGGGTCATGTACCTATAGCCGGTTTCAGTCTCTTGCGTATCCTTAAACCTCTGGAGTGTCCTCATGGACTCCGGAGGAAAAACGGACTTCACCGCAAGGTCCCCTTCTAAATTGCTTTCCCGTGACTCATCTATCTTGCTGACGGCAGGCAGGCTGGCCACAGACATAGTGGAAAGGCTGAGGGAACTAGAACTTTGCAGAGAGCTTTCGGAATTGTTCTCCTGACTGTAGGTCACAAAGCCCTGGGAGAAGCACTGTCTCGATCCTGTGGCAAACCACCTACTGGCTCACCGAGGATGGATGGCTGGTGGTCTGTTGCTAGCTTCTGGGGGCAGAGCAGGGCAGACACAGAACCCTGTGTTCGATTCCTCCCCTGTCCACAGACAGATGTCTTGGGACGAACTTGAGCCAATGCACTGCCGGGGGAAGCTTGAAACAGACCATGAGTCTTGGATGCCTGAGTTTTGGTCACCACGGTGACCTGCAAGGGACTTGGGGCCCCCTTGTCTATCACCTC contains:
- the LOC104003289 gene encoding LOW QUALITY PROTEIN: mucin-2-like (The sequence of the model RefSeq protein was modified relative to this genomic sequence to represent the inferred CDS: inserted 1 base in 1 codon; substituted 1 base at 1 genomic stop codon), producing the protein MSVASLPAVSKIDESRESNLEGDLAVKSVFPPESMRTLQRFKDTQETETGYRYMTLHFPYRPTPASEKVPSFQHSSVSNCLTLRVHWGSEAEIHKFSLGKSSVNLIEVSQATVKRELRRTLSLGTVVSTAYKPPSVAKSLAPIVSQATLASRVAPNLGQASGFSRLAPTLSQHIASSKVSPRLTCPSMGNWVTPRLPHSSVPNRVTPRPAQPSVVTRRSPSQGHPSRTFRVASDQGHQSMANWGSQNLAQPSMDSGEPSSLAQPCQAPGVTSNLAQPSQAFGVSPSPDYPPQSVGEYPTLAQPFQPTEASPSPTYPSQAIREYPTLAQPFQPTEVSPHPAHPYQLAEVSPSAAYSYQPTEVSPNPGYLSMAIEMSLSPGYPSVATEVSPSPTYPYQPTEISPSSGYLSVATEVSPSPGYPSQPTEVSPSSGYLSVASEVSPSPDYSSQPTEVSPSSGYLSMATEVSPSPGYPFQPTEVSPSPDYPCVATGESPSLAQPSQPTEVSPSSAYPSVVTGESPSLAQSXQRTEVFPSPAYPFMATEVSPSPGDSSVVTGESPSPAYPSQPTEMSPSPAYPSQPTGESPSLTQPSLTIRVSPSLAMSSQTIGVSPSLAMPSQTIGVSPSLVMPFHTIGVSPSLAHPSTAIREXPSLAQPPQATGESPSLTWPSQATGVSPSVAHQSVASRVSSSLAQPSQASGMSPRQDYPPVASRVSPSQAHASITSRMSPSRAHASMTCMVSPSQAHRSMPSEVSPSLAQLSQATTAMPLRPAHQPMACGVSPSLA